The following proteins are co-located in the Frigidibacter mobilis genome:
- a CDS encoding class I SAM-dependent methyltransferase — MTGDPATSGFCGDPATVDFYQTNADRYADWSQGRGAPDALRRFAAILPPGAAVADLGCGAGWASAWLRDQGFAVTAFDPVPAMVAMAAARGVTAIAGGAEALPADTFDGLWCNAVLQHLPRADLPAALARIAAALRPGGRLFISIHEGDETLRDGLGRLYVHHREADLRAALAANGIETLEASLGSGHGFDGRPITMLRLDARRQS, encoded by the coding sequence ATGACCGGCGATCCCGCCACGTCCGGTTTCTGCGGCGATCCCGCCACGGTCGATTTCTATCAGACCAATGCGGATCGCTATGCCGACTGGTCGCAGGGCCGCGGCGCCCCGGACGCCCTGCGGCGCTTTGCTGCAATCCTGCCGCCCGGTGCCGCAGTCGCCGATCTGGGCTGCGGCGCAGGCTGGGCAAGCGCATGGCTGCGCGATCAGGGCTTTGCCGTCACCGCCTTCGATCCCGTCCCGGCGATGGTGGCGATGGCCGCCGCGCGCGGCGTCACCGCGATTGCCGGCGGGGCCGAGGCGCTGCCTGCGGATACCTTCGATGGCCTGTGGTGCAATGCCGTACTTCAACACCTGCCGCGCGCCGACCTGCCCGCAGCGCTGGCGCGGATCGCTGCCGCACTGCGCCCGGGTGGACGGCTGTTCATCTCGATCCACGAGGGCGACGAAACCCTGCGCGACGGGCTTGGCCGCCTCTACGTGCATCACCGCGAAGCGGACCTGCGCGCCGCGCTGGCAGCGAACGGCATTGAGACGCTGGAGGCCTCGCTTGGCTCGGGCCACGGCTTCGACGGGCGGCCGATCACGATGCTGCGGCTGGACGCGCGGCGGCAATCCTGA
- the folK gene encoding 2-amino-4-hydroxy-6-hydroxymethyldihydropteridine diphosphokinase, producing MPQVAQHQGQLTLALIALGANLPIGSQTADLTLRKALAMLPNETVQIRAVSRFFRSPAYPAGSGPDYVNAVALLDARIDADGLLAHLHDVEAQIGRIRQSRWEPRVVDLDLLSHGESVLPDAATQAAWRMLPAEEQTRATPGQLILPHPRIADRAFVLLPLAEVAPGWVHPATGKGVAAMLGALPAADKAALRPL from the coding sequence GTGCCGCAAGTAGCCCAACATCAAGGTCAGTTGACCCTAGCGCTGATCGCTCTGGGTGCCAATCTTCCGATTGGCAGTCAAACGGCTGACCTGACCTTGCGGAAAGCACTGGCGATGCTGCCGAACGAAACGGTTCAGATCCGGGCGGTTAGCCGGTTTTTCCGCTCGCCGGCCTACCCTGCCGGATCGGGGCCGGATTATGTGAATGCGGTAGCTTTGCTGGATGCGCGGATTGACGCCGATGGCCTTCTGGCGCATCTGCACGATGTCGAGGCGCAGATCGGACGGATCCGGCAGTCCCGCTGGGAGCCGCGGGTGGTGGATCTTGACCTTCTCAGCCACGGCGAATCGGTTCTGCCCGATGCCGCGACGCAGGCGGCCTGGCGGATGTTGCCGGCGGAAGAGCAGACACGCGCAACGCCGGGGCAGCTGATCCTGCCGCACCCGCGCATCGCGGACCGGGCCTTCGTGCTGCTTCCGCTGGCAGAGGTGGCGCCCGGTTGGGTGCATCCGGCCACCGGGAAGGGGGTTGCGGCGATGCTGGGGGCGCTTCCTGCTGCCGACAAAGCGGCGCTGCGGCCGTTGTAA
- the ispH gene encoding 4-hydroxy-3-methylbut-2-enyl diphosphate reductase, whose protein sequence is MTLPPLTLYLAAPRGFCAGVDRAIKIVEMALEKWGAPVFVRHEIVHNKFVVDGLRAKGAVFVEELDDCPDDRPVIFSAHGVPKAIPAEAARRMMIHVDATCPLVTKVHSEAARHHEAGLQMVMIGHAGHPETLGTMGQLPEGEVLLVETAEDVAGLQPRDPGKLAFITQTTLSVDDTAGIVAALKQRFPAIIGPAREDICYATTNRQAAVKAVAPKIDALLVIGAPNSSNSKRLVEVGRAAGCAYAQLVQRAGDIDWRALDGIRAVGVTAGASAPEVLVDEVIDAFRARFDVTVEMVETAIETIEFKVPRLLREPA, encoded by the coding sequence ATGACCCTTCCGCCCCTGACCCTCTATCTGGCCGCGCCGCGCGGGTTCTGCGCCGGCGTGGACCGGGCCATCAAGATCGTGGAAATGGCGCTGGAAAAATGGGGCGCGCCGGTCTTCGTGCGGCACGAGATCGTGCACAACAAGTTCGTGGTGGACGGCCTGCGCGCCAAGGGTGCCGTGTTTGTCGAGGAACTGGACGATTGCCCCGATGACCGCCCGGTGATCTTCTCCGCCCACGGCGTGCCCAAGGCCATCCCGGCCGAGGCCGCGCGGCGGATGATGATCCATGTCGATGCCACCTGCCCACTGGTGACCAAAGTCCACAGCGAGGCTGCCCGGCACCACGAGGCCGGGTTGCAGATGGTGATGATCGGCCATGCCGGCCACCCCGAGACGCTTGGCACGATGGGCCAACTGCCCGAAGGAGAGGTGCTGCTGGTCGAAACCGCCGAGGATGTGGCAGGGCTGCAGCCGCGCGATCCCGGCAAGCTGGCCTTCATCACCCAGACCACGCTGTCGGTCGATGATACCGCCGGCATCGTCGCCGCGCTGAAGCAACGCTTCCCCGCCATCATCGGCCCGGCGCGCGAGGATATCTGCTACGCCACCACCAACCGGCAGGCGGCCGTCAAGGCGGTGGCGCCCAAGATCGACGCGCTGCTGGTGATCGGCGCGCCGAACTCGTCCAACTCCAAGCGGCTGGTCGAGGTCGGGCGCGCGGCAGGCTGCGCCTATGCGCAGCTGGTGCAGCGCGCCGGCGACATCGACTGGCGCGCGCTGGACGGCATCCGCGCCGTGGGCGTCACCGCAGGTGCCTCGGCGCCCGAGGTGCTGGTAGATGAGGTGATCGACGCCTTCCGCGCCCGGTTCGACGTGACGGTCGAGATGGTGGAAACCGCCATCGAGACCATCGAGTTCAAGGTGCCCCGCCTGCTGCGCGAGCCTGCATGA
- a CDS encoding trimeric intracellular cation channel family protein, which produces MTLVGVLDHASVLVFALTGALVASRSQLDLVGFIFIAALTAVGGGTVRDLILGRDPVFWVAAPQFVLLAAGAAMAVFFTAHLLESRYRAILWLDACALAVAVPAGVGVALALGHGPVIVVIAGVVTGTLGGLMRDVVCNEVPLVLKQGELYLSAAFGGAVAALAFAELGAPGLPALLACGVVTFGLRAGSLGFGWRLPVYRPRPPRR; this is translated from the coding sequence GTGACACTGGTCGGGGTGCTGGACCATGCCTCGGTGCTGGTCTTCGCGCTGACCGGGGCGCTGGTCGCCAGCCGGTCGCAGCTGGATCTGGTCGGCTTCATCTTCATCGCCGCCCTCACGGCCGTGGGCGGCGGCACCGTGCGCGACCTGATCCTGGGCCGCGACCCGGTGTTCTGGGTCGCCGCGCCGCAATTCGTGCTGCTGGCGGCGGGCGCGGCAATGGCGGTGTTCTTCACCGCGCATCTGCTGGAAAGCCGCTACCGCGCGATCCTGTGGCTGGACGCCTGCGCGCTGGCCGTCGCCGTGCCGGCCGGGGTGGGCGTGGCGCTGGCGCTTGGTCATGGCCCGGTGATCGTGGTCATCGCGGGCGTCGTCACCGGCACGCTTGGCGGGCTGATGCGCGACGTGGTCTGCAACGAGGTGCCGCTGGTGCTGAAACAGGGAGAGCTGTATCTGTCGGCGGCCTTCGGCGGGGCGGTGGCGGCGCTGGCCTTTGCCGAGCTTGGCGCGCCGGGGCTGCCAGCACTGCTCGCCTGCGGCGTGGTAACCTTCGGGCTGCGCGCCGGGAGCCTCGGCTTTGGCTGGCGGCTGCCGGTCTACCGCCCCCGCCCACCGCGCCGCTAG
- the def gene encoding peptide deformylase: MTLRSILIHPDPRLKKVCDPVAQIDDDLRALADDMLATMYDAPGVGLAAPQVGVMRRVLVMDCVKDLKAPPRPMVLINPEVTWSSAETSTYEEGCLSIPEQYADVTRPAEVRVRWLGLDGKLHEEGFEGLWSTCVQHEIDHLNGKLFIDYLGPLKRQMITRKMEKLKREMARA, translated from the coding sequence ATGACCCTGCGTTCCATCCTGATCCATCCCGACCCGCGCCTCAAGAAGGTCTGCGACCCCGTGGCGCAGATCGACGATGATCTGCGCGCGCTGGCCGATGACATGCTGGCAACCATGTATGACGCGCCCGGTGTCGGCCTTGCCGCGCCGCAGGTCGGCGTGATGCGCCGGGTGCTGGTGATGGATTGCGTCAAGGACCTCAAGGCGCCGCCGCGCCCGATGGTGCTGATAAACCCCGAGGTGACCTGGAGCTCGGCCGAGACCAGCACCTACGAGGAAGGCTGCCTGTCGATCCCCGAGCAATATGCCGATGTGACCCGCCCCGCCGAGGTGCGCGTCCGCTGGCTGGGGCTGGATGGCAAGCTGCACGAGGAGGGGTTCGAAGGGCTGTGGTCCACCTGCGTGCAGCATGAGATCGACCACCTGAACGGCAAGCTGTTCATCGACTATCTGGGCCCGCTGAAGCGGCAGATGATTACCCGCAAGATGGAAAAGCTGAAGCGCGAGATGGCCCGCGCATGA
- a CDS encoding RelA/SpoT family protein — MIDVEDLIALVRNYNPRTNAELIRAAYDYGRRMHEGQNRHSGEPYFTHPVAVAAILTEMRLDDATIVTALLHDTIEDTRASWKDIAAKFGDDVADLVDGVTKLTNLQLSSTETKQAENFRKLFMAMSKDLRVILVKLADRLHNMRTIKSMRPDKQIQKARETMDIFAPLAGRMGMQWMREELEDLSFKVLNAEARNSIIRRFLTLQRESGDAIPKISGDIRTELDKAQIEADVFGRAKKPYSIWRKMQEKSLAFSRLSDIYGFRIICRTEADCYRILGVIHTRWRAVPGRFKDYISQPKSNGYRSIHTTVSGRDGKRVEVQIRTRQMHEVAEAGVAAHWSYREGVRSKNPFAVDPAKWITTLTERFEEGDHDEFLENVKLEMYTDQVFCFTPKGDVIQLPKGATPLDYAYAIHTRIGNSCVGAKVDGIRVPLWTRLRNGQSVEIITAAGQRPQATWLDIVVTGRAKAAIRKSLREEDRERFVKLGHELARVAFEHVGRKATDKALRTAARTLGLQDEVEVLARLGSAELSAREVVEAIYPELAAVQKDEVDARRPVVGLAPDQSFRRAGCCQPLPGERIVGITYRGQGVIVHSIDCPALAEFEEEPARWVDLHWQAGRHPAVHTVSLNLTIANDAGVLGRICTLIGQQRANISDLHFADRKPDFYRLIVEVDLRDVEHLHMVLTALEAESDVAQVERYRDLGRRP, encoded by the coding sequence ATGATCGACGTCGAAGACCTGATCGCGCTGGTCCGCAACTATAACCCCCGTACCAACGCAGAGCTTATCCGCGCGGCCTATGACTATGGCCGCCGGATGCATGAAGGGCAGAACCGTCACTCGGGCGAGCCCTACTTCACCCACCCTGTCGCCGTCGCCGCGATCCTCACGGAAATGCGTCTGGACGATGCGACCATCGTCACCGCCCTTCTGCATGACACGATCGAGGACACCCGCGCCTCGTGGAAGGACATCGCCGCGAAGTTCGGCGATGACGTGGCCGATCTGGTGGACGGCGTCACCAAGCTGACCAACCTGCAGCTGTCCTCGACCGAGACCAAGCAGGCCGAGAACTTCCGCAAGCTGTTCATGGCGATGTCCAAGGATCTGCGGGTGATCCTGGTCAAGCTGGCCGACCGCCTGCACAACATGCGCACCATCAAGTCGATGCGCCCCGACAAGCAGATCCAGAAGGCGCGCGAGACGATGGACATCTTCGCGCCGCTGGCCGGGCGGATGGGGATGCAGTGGATGCGCGAGGAACTGGAGGATCTGTCCTTCAAGGTTCTGAACGCCGAGGCTCGCAACTCCATCATCCGGCGCTTCCTGACGCTGCAGCGCGAATCGGGCGATGCGATCCCCAAGATCAGCGGCGATATCCGCACCGAGCTGGACAAGGCGCAGATCGAGGCCGACGTGTTTGGCCGCGCCAAGAAGCCCTATTCGATCTGGCGTAAGATGCAGGAGAAGAGCCTTGCTTTCTCGCGCCTGTCCGACATCTACGGCTTTCGCATCATCTGCCGCACCGAGGCCGATTGCTACCGCATCCTTGGGGTGATCCACACACGCTGGCGCGCGGTGCCAGGGCGGTTCAAGGACTATATCAGCCAGCCCAAGTCCAACGGCTACCGTTCGATCCACACCACGGTGTCGGGGCGGGACGGCAAACGTGTCGAGGTGCAGATCCGTACCCGACAGATGCACGAGGTTGCCGAGGCGGGGGTTGCCGCGCATTGGTCCTACCGCGAGGGCGTGCGCTCCAAGAACCCCTTCGCCGTCGACCCGGCCAAGTGGATCACCACGCTGACCGAGCGCTTCGAAGAAGGGGACCACGACGAGTTCCTCGAGAACGTGAAGCTGGAAATGTACACCGACCAGGTGTTCTGCTTCACGCCCAAGGGTGACGTGATCCAGTTGCCCAAGGGCGCGACGCCGCTGGACTATGCCTATGCGATCCACACCCGGATCGGGAACAGCTGCGTCGGCGCCAAGGTGGATGGCATCCGCGTGCCGCTGTGGACGCGCCTGCGCAACGGTCAGTCGGTCGAGATCATCACCGCCGCCGGCCAGCGCCCGCAGGCGACCTGGCTGGATATCGTGGTGACGGGCCGGGCCAAGGCTGCGATCCGCAAGTCGCTGCGCGAGGAAGACCGCGAGCGCTTTGTGAAGCTGGGGCATGAGTTGGCACGCGTGGCGTTCGAGCATGTCGGGCGCAAGGCCACCGATAAGGCGCTGCGCACCGCCGCGCGCACGCTGGGACTGCAGGACGAGGTCGAGGTTTTGGCGCGGCTTGGCAGTGCCGAGCTGTCGGCACGCGAAGTGGTCGAGGCGATCTATCCAGAGCTCGCCGCGGTACAGAAGGACGAGGTCGATGCACGGCGCCCTGTTGTGGGCCTTGCACCCGACCAGTCGTTCCGGCGCGCCGGCTGCTGCCAGCCGCTGCCGGGCGAGCGCATCGTGGGGATCACCTATCGCGGCCAGGGAGTCATCGTCCATTCCATCGACTGCCCGGCACTTGCCGAGTTCGAGGAGGAGCCGGCCCGCTGGGTGGACCTGCACTGGCAGGCAGGCCGGCACCCGGCGGTGCACACCGTGAGTCTGAATCTGACGATTGCAAACGATGCTGGCGTTTTGGGGCGTATCTGTACCTTGATCGGCCAGCAGCGCGCCAATATCTCTGACCTGCATTTTGCCGACAGGAAACCGGATTTTTACCGGTTGATCGTTGAGGTTGATCTACGGGATGTGGAACATCTGCATATGGTGCTGACGGCCCTTGAAGCCGAAAGCGACGTGGCGCAGGTGGAGCGTTACCGGGATCTCGGTCGCAGGCCCTGA
- the rnhA gene encoding ribonuclease HI, with translation MPDLFAYTDGACSGNPGPGGWGVLMLAREGEAVVKERTLNGGEADTTNNRMELLAAISALEALARPSAITIITDSAYVKNGVTSWIHGWKRNGWKTADRKPVKNVDLWQRLDEAQARHQVVWRWIKGHAGHAENERADELAREGMAPFKPQRVAR, from the coding sequence ATGCCAGACCTGTTCGCCTATACCGATGGAGCCTGTTCCGGCAACCCGGGCCCCGGGGGCTGGGGCGTACTGATGCTGGCCCGCGAGGGCGAGGCGGTGGTCAAGGAGCGTACTCTGAACGGCGGCGAGGCCGACACCACCAACAACCGGATGGAACTGCTGGCGGCGATCTCGGCGCTGGAGGCGCTGGCGCGGCCCTCGGCGATCACCATCATCACCGACAGCGCCTATGTGAAGAACGGCGTCACCAGTTGGATCCACGGCTGGAAGCGCAACGGCTGGAAGACCGCCGACCGCAAGCCGGTGAAGAATGTCGATCTGTGGCAACGGCTGGACGAGGCGCAGGCCCGCCACCAGGTGGTCTGGCGCTGGATCAAGGGCCATGCGGGGCACGCCGAAAACGAACGTGCGGATGAGCTGGCGCGCGAGGGCATGGCGCCCTTCAAGCCGCAGAGGGTGGCAAGGTGA
- the def gene encoding peptide deformylase, protein MSVRTFVPYPDKRLRTPAEPVAAITETVRMIWDDMVETMDAMPGVGLAAPQIGILMRLAVVDASDKRGQAVRMANPEVLHASVQMRRHEEASPNLPGISAIIERPRAVTVRFLNEAGEMEDRDFVGLWATSVQHQIDHLNGKVFVDHLSPLRRKMLVAKLGKQRRG, encoded by the coding sequence ATGAGCGTGCGTACCTTCGTGCCCTATCCCGACAAGCGGCTGCGCACCCCGGCCGAGCCGGTGGCGGCGATCACCGAAACCGTGCGGATGATCTGGGACGACATGGTCGAGACGATGGACGCGATGCCGGGCGTCGGCCTCGCCGCGCCGCAGATCGGCATCCTGATGCGGCTGGCGGTGGTCGATGCGTCGGACAAGCGCGGGCAGGCGGTGCGGATGGCCAACCCCGAGGTGCTGCACGCCTCGGTCCAGATGCGCCGGCATGAGGAGGCGAGCCCGAACCTGCCCGGCATCTCGGCGATCATCGAGCGGCCGCGGGCCGTGACGGTGCGGTTCCTGAACGAGGCGGGCGAGATGGAGGACCGGGATTTCGTCGGCCTCTGGGCGACCTCGGTGCAGCACCAGATCGACCATCTGAACGGCAAGGTGTTCGTCGATCACCTCAGCCCGCTGCGGCGCAAGATGCTGGTCGCCAAGCTCGGCAAGCAGCGGAGGGGATAG
- a CDS encoding NYN domain-containing protein, producing the protein MFYKDERLALFIDGSNLYAAAKALGFDIDYKLLRQEFMRRGKLLRAFYYTALLENDEYSPIRPLVDWLHYNGFTMVTKPAKEFTDSQGRRKVKGNMDIELAVDAMELAPRVDHIVLFSGDGDFRPLVESLQRQGVRVSVVSTIRSQPPMIADELRRQADNFIELDELREVIGRPPREPRLEREDAPGSAIQT; encoded by the coding sequence ATGTTCTACAAGGACGAACGGCTCGCCCTGTTCATAGACGGCTCCAATCTCTACGCCGCAGCCAAGGCTCTCGGGTTCGACATCGATTACAAGCTTCTGCGGCAGGAGTTCATGCGTCGGGGCAAGCTGCTGCGGGCGTTCTACTATACTGCCTTGCTGGAGAATGACGAATATTCGCCCATTCGCCCGCTGGTGGACTGGCTGCACTACAACGGTTTCACGATGGTGACCAAGCCGGCCAAGGAATTCACCGACAGCCAGGGCCGGCGCAAGGTCAAGGGCAACATGGACATCGAGCTTGCCGTCGATGCGATGGAGCTGGCGCCGCGGGTCGACCACATCGTGCTGTTCTCGGGCGATGGCGATTTCCGCCCCCTGGTGGAAAGCCTGCAGCGCCAGGGCGTGCGCGTCTCGGTCGTGTCCACGATCCGCAGCCAGCCGCCGATGATCGCCGACGAACTACGCCGCCAGGCCGACAATTTCATAGAACTGGACGAGCTGCGCGAAGTGATTGGCCGCCCCCCGCGCGAGCCGCGGCTAGAGCGTGAGGACGCGCCCGGAAGCGCGATCCAGACCTGA
- the rpoZ gene encoding DNA-directed RNA polymerase subunit omega, with product MARVTVEDCVDKVPNRFELVMLAAHRAREITAGSVITVDRDNDKNPVVSLREIADETQGAEDLRERMISSYQTQIEVDEPEEDAMSLLMGGAGEMDRPAADDMDEERLLRQLMEAQGQD from the coding sequence ATGGCCCGCGTGACGGTTGAAGACTGCGTTGACAAGGTACCGAACCGCTTCGAGCTGGTAATGCTTGCAGCGCATCGGGCGCGTGAAATCACGGCCGGTTCCGTGATTACCGTGGACCGCGACAATGACAAGAACCCCGTCGTCAGCCTGCGTGAGATCGCGGATGAAACGCAGGGCGCCGAAGACCTGCGTGAGCGGATGATTTCCAGCTATCAGACCCAGATCGAGGTCGACGAGCCGGAAGAAGACGCGATGTCGCTGCTGATGGGCGGCGCTGGCGAGATGGACCGTCCTGCGGCCGATGACATGGACGAGGAACGCCTGCTGCGCCAGCTGATGGAAGCACAGGGTCAGGACTGA
- a CDS encoding LysE family translocator, with product MSPEFLLTAFIVCVSPGIGVVYTLSMTLGGGLRAGMLAAVGCTLVTALHLAVAMAGLAAVLHASAVLFQTVKFAGVAFLLWMAWATLKGQGGMDIRAAEPGSAARIVWRGILLNLLNPKLPLFFVAFLPQFVPADGGARLLVELGLGFTAMTFVTFAAYALAAGFARQAILGNARVMTWLRRAFAASFAALGARLAMERA from the coding sequence ATGTCCCCCGAATTCCTGCTGACTGCTTTCATCGTCTGCGTCTCGCCGGGGATCGGCGTGGTCTATACCCTGTCGATGACCCTGGGGGGCGGGCTGCGCGCCGGAATGCTGGCGGCAGTCGGCTGCACGCTGGTGACCGCGCTGCATCTTGCGGTGGCGATGGCGGGGCTTGCGGCAGTGCTGCACGCCAGCGCGGTGCTGTTCCAGACAGTGAAATTCGCCGGCGTCGCCTTCCTGCTGTGGATGGCCTGGGCCACGCTGAAGGGCCAGGGCGGCATGGATATCCGCGCGGCAGAGCCGGGATCCGCCGCCCGCATCGTCTGGCGCGGGATCCTGCTCAACCTGCTGAACCCCAAGCTGCCGCTGTTCTTCGTGGCCTTCCTTCCGCAATTCGTGCCCGCCGACGGCGGCGCAAGGTTGCTTGTCGAGCTTGGCCTCGGCTTCACCGCCATGACCTTCGTGACCTTCGCCGCCTATGCGCTGGCCGCCGGCTTCGCCCGGCAGGCGATCCTCGGCAATGCGCGGGTGATGACCTGGCTGCGCCGCGCCTTCGCCGCCTCCTTCGCCGCGCTCGGTGCAAGGCTGGCGATGGAGCGGGCGTGA
- a CDS encoding MalY/PatB family protein: protein MSFDEIIERRGTHCAKWDMMQPIYGVPAEDGIAMWVADMDFRPPQVVQSAVERMAAHGIYGYFGDDSAYLAAVRWWMGNRHGWEVAPEWIFTTHGLVNGTGLCVDAFTAPGDAVMLMTPVYHAFARVITAAGRTVTECPLSVVDGTYQMDFAGWEALLTGREKMLILCSPHNPGGRVWSLEELQAVAEFCIKHDLILVSDEIHHDLVFPGAGHTVMALAAPQILDRLVMMTAATKTFNIAGAHVGNVIIPDPALRATFAKRMAALGISPNSFGLHMVTAAYSPEGAAWLDGLLAYLDGNRKIFDEGVNAIPGLRSMPLESTYLAWVDFAGTGMAPKEFAERVEKGARIAVNHGGSFGMGGESYLRFNLATPRSVVLEAVERLRAAFADLQ from the coding sequence ATGAGCTTTGACGAGATCATCGAGCGCCGCGGCACCCATTGCGCCAAATGGGACATGATGCAGCCGATCTATGGCGTGCCCGCCGAGGACGGAATCGCCATGTGGGTCGCCGACATGGACTTCCGCCCGCCGCAGGTGGTGCAGTCGGCTGTGGAACGGATGGCGGCCCACGGGATCTACGGCTATTTCGGTGATGACAGTGCCTATCTGGCCGCGGTCCGCTGGTGGATGGGAAACCGCCACGGCTGGGAGGTCGCGCCCGAGTGGATCTTCACCACCCACGGGCTGGTGAACGGCACCGGGCTCTGCGTCGATGCCTTCACCGCGCCGGGCGACGCCGTGATGCTGATGACGCCGGTCTATCACGCCTTCGCCCGCGTCATCACCGCCGCCGGCCGCACCGTGACCGAATGCCCGCTGTCGGTGGTGGACGGCACTTACCAGATGGATTTTGCCGGCTGGGAGGCGCTGCTGACCGGGCGCGAGAAGATGCTGATCCTGTGCTCGCCGCATAACCCCGGCGGGCGGGTCTGGTCGCTGGAGGAATTGCAGGCGGTGGCCGAGTTCTGCATAAAGCATGACCTGATCCTCGTCTCGGACGAGATCCACCATGACCTGGTGTTCCCCGGCGCCGGGCATACTGTCATGGCCCTGGCCGCGCCGCAGATCCTGGACCGCCTGGTGATGATGACTGCCGCGACCAAGACCTTCAACATCGCTGGCGCCCATGTCGGCAATGTCATCATCCCCGATCCCGCGCTGCGCGCGACCTTTGCCAAGCGAATGGCGGCGCTTGGCATTTCGCCCAACAGCTTCGGGCTGCATATGGTCACCGCCGCCTATTCGCCCGAGGGCGCGGCCTGGCTCGACGGGCTACTGGCCTATCTGGACGGCAACCGGAAGATCTTTGACGAGGGGGTCAACGCCATCCCCGGCCTGCGCTCGATGCCGCTGGAATCGACCTATCTTGCCTGGGTGGATTTCGCTGGCACCGGAATGGCGCCCAAGGAGTTTGCCGAACGGGTGGAAAAGGGCGCCAGGATCGCCGTCAACCACGGCGGCAGCTTCGGCATGGGCGGCGAAAGCTACCTGCGCTTCAACCTCGCCACGCCGCGCTCTGTGGTGCTGGAAGCCGTGGAGCGGCTGCGCGCGGCCTTTGCCGACCTGCAGTGA
- the def gene encoding peptide deformylase: MSVLPIVIWPDRRLSEPAGAVSVFDAGLRHLAEDMLDTMYAAPGRGLAGPQVGAMLRIFVMDCHWKDGTPDPRVFVNPEIVTSEGEATRDEGCLSVPGLLVPVTRSAKLRLRWQGLDGTWSTGEFEGFEATCIQHERDHLDGILHIDRTTDEIRTILAPALADLEAQK, encoded by the coding sequence ATGAGCGTGCTTCCCATCGTGATCTGGCCGGATCGGCGGCTGAGCGAGCCGGCCGGTGCGGTATCGGTCTTCGATGCCGGGCTGCGCCACCTGGCCGAGGATATGCTGGACACGATGTATGCCGCGCCGGGCCGGGGCCTTGCGGGCCCGCAGGTCGGCGCGATGCTGCGGATCTTCGTGATGGATTGTCACTGGAAGGACGGCACGCCCGATCCGCGGGTGTTCGTCAACCCCGAGATCGTGACCTCCGAAGGCGAGGCAACGCGGGATGAGGGTTGCCTGTCGGTCCCGGGCCTGCTGGTGCCGGTGACGCGGTCCGCAAAACTGCGCCTGCGCTGGCAGGGACTGGACGGCACCTGGTCTACCGGCGAGTTCGAGGGGTTCGAGGCGACCTGCATCCAGCATGAGCGCGACCATCTGGACGGTATCCTGCACATCGACCGCACCACCGATGAGATCCGCACCATCCTTGCCCCGGCGCTGGCCGATCTGGAGGCGCAGAAATGA